In a single window of the Littorina saxatilis isolate snail1 linkage group LG3, US_GU_Lsax_2.0, whole genome shotgun sequence genome:
- the LOC138961023 gene encoding lectin BRA-3-like, with amino-acid sequence MTCDLFGSYLAIIRSDEENTFLVNLIKSNLVSDNVAWTGLEDLETEGKFVWYPTEEAATYTSWLPSDPNDFHHIEDCVTTRNDGQWQDWYCESKHPARWRMGRKSLDDSRALNATVIFQAFILSRVQHRIVLFCLILFELFCDCS; translated from the exons ATGACCTGTGACCTGTTCGGTAGCTACCTGGCCATCATTCGCTCTGATGAGGAAAACACATTCCTGGTCAACCTCATTAAGAGCAATCTAG TTTCAGACAATGTGGCCTGGACAGGTCTGGAAGATCTGGAGACagagggaaagtttgtgtggtACCCGACCGAAGAAGCAGCGACCTATACCAGCTGGCTGCCCTCTGATCCCAACGATTTCCACCACATAGAGGACTGCGTGACCACACGCAACGACGGACAGTGGCAGGACTGGTACTGCGAGTCCAAACACCCTGCCAGATGGA GAATGGGGAGGAAGTCATTGGATGACTCACGTGCATTGAACGCGACAGTAATATTCCAAGCTTTCATCCTATCACGTGTCCAACATCGGAtagtattattttgtttgattttgttcgaGCTGTTCTGTGATTGTTCATAG